A window from Carassius gibelio isolate Cgi1373 ecotype wild population from Czech Republic chromosome B3, carGib1.2-hapl.c, whole genome shotgun sequence encodes these proteins:
- the ubn2b gene encoding ubinuclein-2b isoform X2 has product MADPRKVPFVTLASFSSTPAAPESKKRRREDEDNEPSPGVTGGGGPFGTGKPASDPGEPKPTVRLNLSLSEPSEQRSAEFNYSELVQSDLQVRKVPQGLTPALDPSDPFADEDKERQEVEALARKFESKYGCTVKKKRRDRVQDLIDIGYGYDETDPFIDNSEAYDELVPASLNTKLGGFYINTGTLQFRAASESEGEDGGKDTNHCKDGEERVIKRRKKKQDGSLEEKKPRKFKVPKPGVSALNRPEKKKRKKLMKDSLSLAAMIRRFNREKEEIRKKNPASAVKLVRAPMNTAAAAVTPGSDLTMADLTSDPVMSLLGGSTENDMLQELMGDLDFGLLDSPGPSSPGQSENGSAAGQKAGSAGRVQKTGLMPPPPPLPSSLPAPLLKRIEDLRVASRQFDMEGRKKFFTLDMNNILLDIELQVQEQPVSVRTAVYSHLEAFVPCNKEALLKRLKKLSLNIQDDRLRTPLHKLKLAVCSVMPEQIARYNMDCMAKVAKQQTEDGDRNGSEDEDDEKPGKRVMGPRKKFVWDDKLRTLLCNLVQVKLGCYELEGQSSLSPEDYLKVFMETEVKPLWPKGWMQARMLIKESRVAHSHLTGNTVKKRMLPAPKAKPKPQDSSVLQRPSVSVDSAPPAVVQRPVVSVDSAAPAPAQLAMSPPEPICLSDSLDEDLTAPSLDSISHALAMLGSVAKDLAQSHSPPSAEPPKQPQLLLASPNLAKKSGSTPSPPASAPSVLSSTPVSSVVKSVGVLTPVQRHSVIPAQRPSLTPVTKMGGSQVKPRPPPTASPLHAPQKILAGKTVGSMPAGLIKSSNTSSARVLPVASSPSLLNVKSAQPFHVTPQAKNHESPKPGFITHVQATLTKSPHNPSSNIIKLTPTASPVISRTPTLPSMHQHTSKSPVFHTGFIAGGYRAPVGQRSSSQGNSISGLTTTTAPVTKPPATSASPVTGTANHSQRHRQVGGANQGVKTITSVSTATASPLSQVSSSSALLGSAGPSLPLGFGMLGGLVPVSLPFQFPNLLNLSSSVVSTATTGASTNPSSSGFNLSQNVLKGLMSGAQAALPPHLQLAFSDVNQTQGDLQRKTL; this is encoded by the exons ATGGCGGATCCGAGGAAAGTCCCGTTCGTCACTCTCGCCTCGTTCAGCagcacaccggcggcgccagagTCAAAGAAGCGCCGACGCGAGGACGAAGACAACGAACCGAGTCCCGGTGTCACCGGCGGCGGGGGGCCCTTCGGTACCGGGAAACCGGCATCTGACCCCGGCGAACCCAAACCCACCGTCCGCCTGAACCTGAGCCTGTCAGAACCGAGCGAGCAGAGATCCGCCGAGTTCAACTACAGCGAGCTGGTCCAGTCCGACCTGCAG GTGAGGAAGGTTCCTCAGGGTCTCACTCCAGCTCTGGACCCCAGCGACCCATTCGCAGATGAAGACAAAGAGCGGCAAGAAGTCGAGGCTCTCGCCAGGAAATTTGAGAGCAAATAC GGATGCACTGTTAAGAAGAAGCGACGAGACCGGGTGCAGGATCTCATCGACATCGGTTATGGCTACGATGAAACCGATCCGTTTATCGACAACTCTGAGGCT tacGACGAGCTGGTTCCTGCGTCTCTCAACACTAAACTGGGCGGCTTCTACATCAACACGGGCACGCTGCAGTTCAGAGCCGCATCTGAATCAGAGGGAGAGGACGGAGGAAAAGACACCAACCACTGCAAG GATGGAGAGGAGCGGGTGATAAAGAGAAGGAAGAAGAAGCAGGATGGCAGCCTGGAGGAGAAGAAACCCAGGAAATTCAAAGTACCCAAACCAGG TGTTTCGGCTCTGAACCGGccggagaagaagaagaggaagaagctGATGAAGGACTCTCTGTCTCTGGCCGCTATGATCCGCCGCTTCAACCGTGAGAAAGAGGAGATCCGGAAGAAGAACCCGGCGTCTGCGGTCAAACTCGTCCGCGCTCCGATGAACACCGCTGCTGCCGCGGTCACCCCTGGCAGTGACCTGACCATGGCCGACCTGACCTCTGACCCGGTGATGTCACTGCTGGGCGGATCCACCGAGAACGACATGCTGCAGGAGCTGATGGGCGACCTGGACTTCGGTCTGCTGGACTCTCCCGGGCCGTCCAGTCCGGGGCAGAGTGAGAACGGCTCCGCGGCGGGACAGAAGGCCGGATCGGCGGGGCGAGTCCAGAAGACGGGGCTGATGCCGCCCCCTCCACCTCTTCCCAGCAGCCTTCCTGCTCCGCTGCTCAAACGCATCGAGGACCTGCGCGTG GCGTCTCGTCAGTTCGACATGGAGGGCAGGAAGAAGTTTTTCACACTGGACATGAACAACATCCTGCTGGA CATCGAGCTGCAGGTGCAGGAGCAGCCCGTGTCTGTGCGCACCGCCGTCTACTCTCATCTGGAGGCCTTCGTGCCGTGTAATAAAGAGGCTCTGCTGAAGCGGCTGAAGAAGCTGAGTCTGAACATCCAGGACGACCGTCTGCGGACGCCGCTGCACAAGCTCAAGCTGGCCGTCTGCAGCGTCATGCCCGAGCAGATCGCCCGATACAACATGGACTGCATGGCCAAAGTCGCCAA GCAGCAGACGGAGGACGGCGACAGAAACGGCTCGGAGGACGAGGATGATGAGAAGCCAGGAAAAAGAGTCATGGGCCCCAGGAAGAAATTTGTTTGGGACGACAAACTCAG GACTCTGCTGTGTAATCTGGTTCAGGTGAAGCTGGGCTGTTATGAGCTGGAGGGTCAGAGTTCACTCTCCCCTGAAGATTACCTGAAGGTCTTCATGGAGACGGAGGTCAAACCGCTCTGGCCCAAAGGATGGATGCAGGCCAG gATGTTGATCAAAGAGAGCCGTGTGGCTCACAGTCACCTCACAGGAAATAC AGTGAAGAAGAGGATGTTACCAGCTCCGAAAGCGAAGCCCAAGCCTCAGGACAGCAGTGTGCTCCAGCGTCCGTCCGTCTCGGTGGACTCCGCTCCTCCTGCAGTCGTGCAGCGTCCAGTCGTGTCAGTAGACTCCGCTGCTCCTGCTCCCGCGCAGCTAGCCATGTCCCCGCCGGAGCCCATCTGTCTCTCAGACTCTCTGGACGAGGACCTGACCGCCCCGTCGCTGGACTCCATCTCTCATGCTCTGGCTATGCTGGGGAGCGTCGCCAAAGACCTGGCCCAGTCCCACAGCCCGCCGTCCGCCGAGCCGCCCAAACAGCCCCAGCTGCTGCTCGCGTCTCCAAACCTGGCCAAAAAGAGCGGGAGCACCCCGTCTCCTCCTGCTTCTGCTCCCAGTGTGCTCTCCTCGACGCCCGTGTCTTCAGTCGTTAAAAGTGTGGGCGTCCTGACGCCGGTTCAGAGACACTCTGTTATTCCCGCTCAGCGACCATCCTTGACTCCGGTCACCAAGATGGGCGGGTCTCAGGTGAAGCCCCGCCCTCCTCCGACAGCGTCGCCTCTTCACGCCCCTCAGAAGATTCTGGCAGGGAAAACAGTAGGCTCCATGCCGGCGGGCCTCATCAAATCCAGCAATACCAGCTCAGCGCGCGTGCTTCCTGTCGCTTCCTCACCCTCGCTGTTAAATGTCAAATCTGCGCAGCCTTTCCACGTGACGCCGCAAGCCAAAAACCACGAGTCGCCCAAACCGGGCTTCATCACGCACGTGCAGGCCACCCTCACCAAGTCACCTCACAACCCCAGCTCTAACATCATCAAGCTCACGCCCACCGCCTCGCCCGTCATCTCCAGAACACCCACACTACCCAGCATGCACCAGCACACCTCCAAGAGCCCGGTTTTCCACACGGGCTTCATTGCGGGTGGCTACAGAGCTCCCGTGGGGCAGAGGAGTTCATCTCAGGGCAACAGCATCTCTGGACTCACCACTACAACCGCTCCTGTCACCAAGCCACCGGCCACCAGCGCCTCACCGGTGACGGGGACAGCCAATCACAGTCAGCGACACAGACAAGTGGGCGGAGCCAATCAGGGAGTGAAGACAATCACATCTGTGTCTACAGCCACAGCGTCTCCACTCTCACAG GTGTCGTCCTCCAGCGCTCTGCTGGGTTCGGCCGGTCCGTCTCTGCCGCTGGGCTTCGGGATGCTGGGAGGTCTGGTCCCCGTCTCTCTCCCGTTCCAGTTTCCAAACCTGCTGAATCTCTCTTCCTCTGTGGTTTCCACGGCGACCACCGGTGCCTCCACCAATCCCAGCAGCTCAGGGTTCAACCTTTCCCAGA ATGTGTTAAAGGGTCTCATGTCAGGGGCTCAGGCCGCTCTGCCGCCACACTTACAGCTGGCTTTCTCAG aTGTCAATCAAACGCAGGGAGATTTGCAGAGGAAGACCTTATGA
- the LOC127952616 gene encoding telomerase RNA component interacting RNase-like, which yields MEKKQHKSDKPHRHLHHHHPPPQQSSSSSSGESGGSSPAHGAPRAANAFANDGSFMELFKKKMEEEERRKREREGEEEEDKTRSSAAPPDRKPLSASFVGKRRGGARLALKTGMVAKKQKPDSEVEAGKGDAWTSYMAEVKKYKAQQCGDDDKTRPLVK from the exons ATGGAGAAAAAGCAGCATAAATCCGACAAACCTCACCGCCATCTTCATCATCACCATCCTCCTCCTCAGCAGTcctccagcagcagcagcgggGAGTCCGGCGGCAGCAGCCCGGCGCACGGGGCGCCCAGAGCGGCCAACGCCTTCGCCAACGACGGCAGCTTCATGGAGCTGTTCAAGAAGAagatggaggaggaggagaggaggaagagagaaagagagggagaggaagaggaggacaaGACGAGGAGCTCCGCCGCGCCGCCGGACAGGAAGCCGCTGAGCGCGAGCTTT GTGGGCAAGCGGAGAGGAGGCGCGAGACTCGCCCTCAAGACCGGGATGGTGGCCAAGAAACAGAAGCCCGACTCCGAG gtgGAGGCTGGGAAGGGAGACGCCTGGACTTCATACATGGCAGAAGTGAAGAAGTATAAAGCGCAGCAGTGTGGAGACGATGATAAGACCAGACCGCTGGTCAAATAG
- the ubn2b gene encoding ubinuclein-2b isoform X1, whose protein sequence is MADPRKVPFVTLASFSSTPAAPESKKRRREDEDNEPSPGVTGGGGPFGTGKPASDPGEPKPTVRLNLSLSEPSEQRSAEFNYSELVQSDLQVRKVPQGLTPALDPSDPFADEDKERQEVEALARKFESKYGCTVKKKRRDRVQDLIDIGYGYDETDPFIDNSEAYDELVPASLNTKLGGFYINTGTLQFRAASESEGEDGGKDTNHCKKDGEERVIKRRKKKQDGSLEEKKPRKFKVPKPGVSALNRPEKKKRKKLMKDSLSLAAMIRRFNREKEEIRKKNPASAVKLVRAPMNTAAAAVTPGSDLTMADLTSDPVMSLLGGSTENDMLQELMGDLDFGLLDSPGPSSPGQSENGSAAGQKAGSAGRVQKTGLMPPPPPLPSSLPAPLLKRIEDLRVASRQFDMEGRKKFFTLDMNNILLDIELQVQEQPVSVRTAVYSHLEAFVPCNKEALLKRLKKLSLNIQDDRLRTPLHKLKLAVCSVMPEQIARYNMDCMAKVAKQQTEDGDRNGSEDEDDEKPGKRVMGPRKKFVWDDKLRTLLCNLVQVKLGCYELEGQSSLSPEDYLKVFMETEVKPLWPKGWMQARMLIKESRVAHSHLTGNTVKKRMLPAPKAKPKPQDSSVLQRPSVSVDSAPPAVVQRPVVSVDSAAPAPAQLAMSPPEPICLSDSLDEDLTAPSLDSISHALAMLGSVAKDLAQSHSPPSAEPPKQPQLLLASPNLAKKSGSTPSPPASAPSVLSSTPVSSVVKSVGVLTPVQRHSVIPAQRPSLTPVTKMGGSQVKPRPPPTASPLHAPQKILAGKTVGSMPAGLIKSSNTSSARVLPVASSPSLLNVKSAQPFHVTPQAKNHESPKPGFITHVQATLTKSPHNPSSNIIKLTPTASPVISRTPTLPSMHQHTSKSPVFHTGFIAGGYRAPVGQRSSSQGNSISGLTTTTAPVTKPPATSASPVTGTANHSQRHRQVGGANQGVKTITSVSTATASPLSQVSSSSALLGSAGPSLPLGFGMLGGLVPVSLPFQFPNLLNLSSSVVSTATTGASTNPSSSGFNLSQNVLKGLMSGAQAALPPHLQLAFSDVNQTQGDLQRKTL, encoded by the exons ATGGCGGATCCGAGGAAAGTCCCGTTCGTCACTCTCGCCTCGTTCAGCagcacaccggcggcgccagagTCAAAGAAGCGCCGACGCGAGGACGAAGACAACGAACCGAGTCCCGGTGTCACCGGCGGCGGGGGGCCCTTCGGTACCGGGAAACCGGCATCTGACCCCGGCGAACCCAAACCCACCGTCCGCCTGAACCTGAGCCTGTCAGAACCGAGCGAGCAGAGATCCGCCGAGTTCAACTACAGCGAGCTGGTCCAGTCCGACCTGCAG GTGAGGAAGGTTCCTCAGGGTCTCACTCCAGCTCTGGACCCCAGCGACCCATTCGCAGATGAAGACAAAGAGCGGCAAGAAGTCGAGGCTCTCGCCAGGAAATTTGAGAGCAAATAC GGATGCACTGTTAAGAAGAAGCGACGAGACCGGGTGCAGGATCTCATCGACATCGGTTATGGCTACGATGAAACCGATCCGTTTATCGACAACTCTGAGGCT tacGACGAGCTGGTTCCTGCGTCTCTCAACACTAAACTGGGCGGCTTCTACATCAACACGGGCACGCTGCAGTTCAGAGCCGCATCTGAATCAGAGGGAGAGGACGGAGGAAAAGACACCAACCACTGCAAG AAGGATGGAGAGGAGCGGGTGATAAAGAGAAGGAAGAAGAAGCAGGATGGCAGCCTGGAGGAGAAGAAACCCAGGAAATTCAAAGTACCCAAACCAGG TGTTTCGGCTCTGAACCGGccggagaagaagaagaggaagaagctGATGAAGGACTCTCTGTCTCTGGCCGCTATGATCCGCCGCTTCAACCGTGAGAAAGAGGAGATCCGGAAGAAGAACCCGGCGTCTGCGGTCAAACTCGTCCGCGCTCCGATGAACACCGCTGCTGCCGCGGTCACCCCTGGCAGTGACCTGACCATGGCCGACCTGACCTCTGACCCGGTGATGTCACTGCTGGGCGGATCCACCGAGAACGACATGCTGCAGGAGCTGATGGGCGACCTGGACTTCGGTCTGCTGGACTCTCCCGGGCCGTCCAGTCCGGGGCAGAGTGAGAACGGCTCCGCGGCGGGACAGAAGGCCGGATCGGCGGGGCGAGTCCAGAAGACGGGGCTGATGCCGCCCCCTCCACCTCTTCCCAGCAGCCTTCCTGCTCCGCTGCTCAAACGCATCGAGGACCTGCGCGTG GCGTCTCGTCAGTTCGACATGGAGGGCAGGAAGAAGTTTTTCACACTGGACATGAACAACATCCTGCTGGA CATCGAGCTGCAGGTGCAGGAGCAGCCCGTGTCTGTGCGCACCGCCGTCTACTCTCATCTGGAGGCCTTCGTGCCGTGTAATAAAGAGGCTCTGCTGAAGCGGCTGAAGAAGCTGAGTCTGAACATCCAGGACGACCGTCTGCGGACGCCGCTGCACAAGCTCAAGCTGGCCGTCTGCAGCGTCATGCCCGAGCAGATCGCCCGATACAACATGGACTGCATGGCCAAAGTCGCCAA GCAGCAGACGGAGGACGGCGACAGAAACGGCTCGGAGGACGAGGATGATGAGAAGCCAGGAAAAAGAGTCATGGGCCCCAGGAAGAAATTTGTTTGGGACGACAAACTCAG GACTCTGCTGTGTAATCTGGTTCAGGTGAAGCTGGGCTGTTATGAGCTGGAGGGTCAGAGTTCACTCTCCCCTGAAGATTACCTGAAGGTCTTCATGGAGACGGAGGTCAAACCGCTCTGGCCCAAAGGATGGATGCAGGCCAG gATGTTGATCAAAGAGAGCCGTGTGGCTCACAGTCACCTCACAGGAAATAC AGTGAAGAAGAGGATGTTACCAGCTCCGAAAGCGAAGCCCAAGCCTCAGGACAGCAGTGTGCTCCAGCGTCCGTCCGTCTCGGTGGACTCCGCTCCTCCTGCAGTCGTGCAGCGTCCAGTCGTGTCAGTAGACTCCGCTGCTCCTGCTCCCGCGCAGCTAGCCATGTCCCCGCCGGAGCCCATCTGTCTCTCAGACTCTCTGGACGAGGACCTGACCGCCCCGTCGCTGGACTCCATCTCTCATGCTCTGGCTATGCTGGGGAGCGTCGCCAAAGACCTGGCCCAGTCCCACAGCCCGCCGTCCGCCGAGCCGCCCAAACAGCCCCAGCTGCTGCTCGCGTCTCCAAACCTGGCCAAAAAGAGCGGGAGCACCCCGTCTCCTCCTGCTTCTGCTCCCAGTGTGCTCTCCTCGACGCCCGTGTCTTCAGTCGTTAAAAGTGTGGGCGTCCTGACGCCGGTTCAGAGACACTCTGTTATTCCCGCTCAGCGACCATCCTTGACTCCGGTCACCAAGATGGGCGGGTCTCAGGTGAAGCCCCGCCCTCCTCCGACAGCGTCGCCTCTTCACGCCCCTCAGAAGATTCTGGCAGGGAAAACAGTAGGCTCCATGCCGGCGGGCCTCATCAAATCCAGCAATACCAGCTCAGCGCGCGTGCTTCCTGTCGCTTCCTCACCCTCGCTGTTAAATGTCAAATCTGCGCAGCCTTTCCACGTGACGCCGCAAGCCAAAAACCACGAGTCGCCCAAACCGGGCTTCATCACGCACGTGCAGGCCACCCTCACCAAGTCACCTCACAACCCCAGCTCTAACATCATCAAGCTCACGCCCACCGCCTCGCCCGTCATCTCCAGAACACCCACACTACCCAGCATGCACCAGCACACCTCCAAGAGCCCGGTTTTCCACACGGGCTTCATTGCGGGTGGCTACAGAGCTCCCGTGGGGCAGAGGAGTTCATCTCAGGGCAACAGCATCTCTGGACTCACCACTACAACCGCTCCTGTCACCAAGCCACCGGCCACCAGCGCCTCACCGGTGACGGGGACAGCCAATCACAGTCAGCGACACAGACAAGTGGGCGGAGCCAATCAGGGAGTGAAGACAATCACATCTGTGTCTACAGCCACAGCGTCTCCACTCTCACAG GTGTCGTCCTCCAGCGCTCTGCTGGGTTCGGCCGGTCCGTCTCTGCCGCTGGGCTTCGGGATGCTGGGAGGTCTGGTCCCCGTCTCTCTCCCGTTCCAGTTTCCAAACCTGCTGAATCTCTCTTCCTCTGTGGTTTCCACGGCGACCACCGGTGCCTCCACCAATCCCAGCAGCTCAGGGTTCAACCTTTCCCAGA ATGTGTTAAAGGGTCTCATGTCAGGGGCTCAGGCCGCTCTGCCGCCACACTTACAGCTGGCTTTCTCAG aTGTCAATCAAACGCAGGGAGATTTGCAGAGGAAGACCTTATGA
- the ubn2b gene encoding ubinuclein-2b isoform X3, protein MADPRKVPFVTLASFSSTPAAPESKKRRREDEDNEPSPGVTGGGGPFGTGKPASDPGEPKPTVRLNLSLSEPSEQRSAEFNYSELVQSDLQVRKVPQGLTPALDPSDPFADEDKERQEVEALARKFESKYGCTVKKKRRDRVQDLIDIGYGYDETDPFIDNSEAYDELVPASLNTKLGGFYINTGTLQFRAASESEGEDGGKDTNHCKKDGEERVIKRRKKKQDGSLEEKKPRKFKVPKPGVSALNRPEKKKRKKLMKDSLSLAAMIRRFNREKEEIRKKNPASAVKLVRAPMNTAAAAVTPGSDLTMADLTSDPVMSLLGGSTENDMLQELMGDLDFGLLDSPGPSSPGQSENGSAAGQKAGSAGRVQKTGLMPPPPPLPSSLPAPLLKRIEDLRVASRQFDMEGRKKFFTLDMNNILLDIELQVQEQPVSVRTAVYSHLEAFVPCNKEALLKRLKKLSLNIQDDRLRTPLHKLKLAVCSVMPEQIARYNMDCMAKVAKQQTEDGDRNGSEDEDDEKPGKRVMGPRKKFVWDDKLRTLLCNLVQVKLGCYELEGQSSLSPEDYLKVFMETEVKPLWPKGWMQARMLIKESRVAHSHLTGNTVKKRMLPAPKAKPKPQDSSVLQRPSVSVDSAPPAVVQRPVVSVDSAAPAPAQLAMSPPEPICLSDSLDEDLTAPSLDSISHALAMLGSVAKDLAQSHSPPSAEPPKQPQLLLASPNLAKKSGSTPSPPASAPSVLSSTPVSSVVKSVGVLTPVQRHSVIPAQRPSLTPVTKMGGSQVKPRPPPTASPLHAPQKILAGKTVGSMPAGLIKSSNTSSARVLPVASSPSLLNVKSAQPFHVTPQAKNHESPKPGFITHVQATLTKSPHNPSSNIIKLTPTASPVISRTPTLPSMHQHTSKSPVFHTGFIAGGYRAPVGQRSSSQGNSISGLTTTTAPVTKPPATSASPVTGTANHSQRHRQVGGANQGVKTITSVSTATASPLSQVSSSSALLGSAGPSLPLGFGMLGGLVPVSLPFQFPNLLNLSSSVVSTATTGASTNPSSSGFNLSQNVNQTQGDLQRKTL, encoded by the exons ATGGCGGATCCGAGGAAAGTCCCGTTCGTCACTCTCGCCTCGTTCAGCagcacaccggcggcgccagagTCAAAGAAGCGCCGACGCGAGGACGAAGACAACGAACCGAGTCCCGGTGTCACCGGCGGCGGGGGGCCCTTCGGTACCGGGAAACCGGCATCTGACCCCGGCGAACCCAAACCCACCGTCCGCCTGAACCTGAGCCTGTCAGAACCGAGCGAGCAGAGATCCGCCGAGTTCAACTACAGCGAGCTGGTCCAGTCCGACCTGCAG GTGAGGAAGGTTCCTCAGGGTCTCACTCCAGCTCTGGACCCCAGCGACCCATTCGCAGATGAAGACAAAGAGCGGCAAGAAGTCGAGGCTCTCGCCAGGAAATTTGAGAGCAAATAC GGATGCACTGTTAAGAAGAAGCGACGAGACCGGGTGCAGGATCTCATCGACATCGGTTATGGCTACGATGAAACCGATCCGTTTATCGACAACTCTGAGGCT tacGACGAGCTGGTTCCTGCGTCTCTCAACACTAAACTGGGCGGCTTCTACATCAACACGGGCACGCTGCAGTTCAGAGCCGCATCTGAATCAGAGGGAGAGGACGGAGGAAAAGACACCAACCACTGCAAG AAGGATGGAGAGGAGCGGGTGATAAAGAGAAGGAAGAAGAAGCAGGATGGCAGCCTGGAGGAGAAGAAACCCAGGAAATTCAAAGTACCCAAACCAGG TGTTTCGGCTCTGAACCGGccggagaagaagaagaggaagaagctGATGAAGGACTCTCTGTCTCTGGCCGCTATGATCCGCCGCTTCAACCGTGAGAAAGAGGAGATCCGGAAGAAGAACCCGGCGTCTGCGGTCAAACTCGTCCGCGCTCCGATGAACACCGCTGCTGCCGCGGTCACCCCTGGCAGTGACCTGACCATGGCCGACCTGACCTCTGACCCGGTGATGTCACTGCTGGGCGGATCCACCGAGAACGACATGCTGCAGGAGCTGATGGGCGACCTGGACTTCGGTCTGCTGGACTCTCCCGGGCCGTCCAGTCCGGGGCAGAGTGAGAACGGCTCCGCGGCGGGACAGAAGGCCGGATCGGCGGGGCGAGTCCAGAAGACGGGGCTGATGCCGCCCCCTCCACCTCTTCCCAGCAGCCTTCCTGCTCCGCTGCTCAAACGCATCGAGGACCTGCGCGTG GCGTCTCGTCAGTTCGACATGGAGGGCAGGAAGAAGTTTTTCACACTGGACATGAACAACATCCTGCTGGA CATCGAGCTGCAGGTGCAGGAGCAGCCCGTGTCTGTGCGCACCGCCGTCTACTCTCATCTGGAGGCCTTCGTGCCGTGTAATAAAGAGGCTCTGCTGAAGCGGCTGAAGAAGCTGAGTCTGAACATCCAGGACGACCGTCTGCGGACGCCGCTGCACAAGCTCAAGCTGGCCGTCTGCAGCGTCATGCCCGAGCAGATCGCCCGATACAACATGGACTGCATGGCCAAAGTCGCCAA GCAGCAGACGGAGGACGGCGACAGAAACGGCTCGGAGGACGAGGATGATGAGAAGCCAGGAAAAAGAGTCATGGGCCCCAGGAAGAAATTTGTTTGGGACGACAAACTCAG GACTCTGCTGTGTAATCTGGTTCAGGTGAAGCTGGGCTGTTATGAGCTGGAGGGTCAGAGTTCACTCTCCCCTGAAGATTACCTGAAGGTCTTCATGGAGACGGAGGTCAAACCGCTCTGGCCCAAAGGATGGATGCAGGCCAG gATGTTGATCAAAGAGAGCCGTGTGGCTCACAGTCACCTCACAGGAAATAC AGTGAAGAAGAGGATGTTACCAGCTCCGAAAGCGAAGCCCAAGCCTCAGGACAGCAGTGTGCTCCAGCGTCCGTCCGTCTCGGTGGACTCCGCTCCTCCTGCAGTCGTGCAGCGTCCAGTCGTGTCAGTAGACTCCGCTGCTCCTGCTCCCGCGCAGCTAGCCATGTCCCCGCCGGAGCCCATCTGTCTCTCAGACTCTCTGGACGAGGACCTGACCGCCCCGTCGCTGGACTCCATCTCTCATGCTCTGGCTATGCTGGGGAGCGTCGCCAAAGACCTGGCCCAGTCCCACAGCCCGCCGTCCGCCGAGCCGCCCAAACAGCCCCAGCTGCTGCTCGCGTCTCCAAACCTGGCCAAAAAGAGCGGGAGCACCCCGTCTCCTCCTGCTTCTGCTCCCAGTGTGCTCTCCTCGACGCCCGTGTCTTCAGTCGTTAAAAGTGTGGGCGTCCTGACGCCGGTTCAGAGACACTCTGTTATTCCCGCTCAGCGACCATCCTTGACTCCGGTCACCAAGATGGGCGGGTCTCAGGTGAAGCCCCGCCCTCCTCCGACAGCGTCGCCTCTTCACGCCCCTCAGAAGATTCTGGCAGGGAAAACAGTAGGCTCCATGCCGGCGGGCCTCATCAAATCCAGCAATACCAGCTCAGCGCGCGTGCTTCCTGTCGCTTCCTCACCCTCGCTGTTAAATGTCAAATCTGCGCAGCCTTTCCACGTGACGCCGCAAGCCAAAAACCACGAGTCGCCCAAACCGGGCTTCATCACGCACGTGCAGGCCACCCTCACCAAGTCACCTCACAACCCCAGCTCTAACATCATCAAGCTCACGCCCACCGCCTCGCCCGTCATCTCCAGAACACCCACACTACCCAGCATGCACCAGCACACCTCCAAGAGCCCGGTTTTCCACACGGGCTTCATTGCGGGTGGCTACAGAGCTCCCGTGGGGCAGAGGAGTTCATCTCAGGGCAACAGCATCTCTGGACTCACCACTACAACCGCTCCTGTCACCAAGCCACCGGCCACCAGCGCCTCACCGGTGACGGGGACAGCCAATCACAGTCAGCGACACAGACAAGTGGGCGGAGCCAATCAGGGAGTGAAGACAATCACATCTGTGTCTACAGCCACAGCGTCTCCACTCTCACAG GTGTCGTCCTCCAGCGCTCTGCTGGGTTCGGCCGGTCCGTCTCTGCCGCTGGGCTTCGGGATGCTGGGAGGTCTGGTCCCCGTCTCTCTCCCGTTCCAGTTTCCAAACCTGCTGAATCTCTCTTCCTCTGTGGTTTCCACGGCGACCACCGGTGCCTCCACCAATCCCAGCAGCTCAGGGTTCAACCTTTCCCAGA aTGTCAATCAAACGCAGGGAGATTTGCAGAGGAAGACCTTATGA